One stretch of Corynebacterium callunae DSM 20147 DNA includes these proteins:
- a CDS encoding succinate dehydrogenase/fumarate reductase iron-sulfur subunit produces the protein MKLTLEIWRQAGPTAEGKFETVQVNDAVPQMSILELLDHVNNKFIEENKEPFAFASDCREGICGTCGLLVNGRPHGADQNKPACAQRLVSYNDGDTLKIEPLRSAAYPVIKDMVVDRSALDRVMEQGGYVTINAGTAPDADTLHVNHQTAELALDHAACIGCGACVAACPNGAAHLFTGAKLVHLSLLPLGKEERGLRARKMVDEMETNFGHCSLYGECADVCPAGIPLTAVAAVTKERARAAIRGKDD, from the coding sequence ATGAAACTGACACTTGAGATCTGGCGTCAGGCAGGCCCTACTGCGGAAGGCAAGTTCGAGACCGTACAGGTTAACGACGCCGTTCCACAGATGTCCATCCTGGAACTGCTTGACCACGTAAACAACAAGTTCATCGAAGAAAACAAAGAGCCTTTCGCCTTTGCTTCTGACTGCCGCGAAGGTATTTGCGGTACTTGTGGTCTCCTCGTAAACGGCCGTCCTCACGGTGCCGACCAGAACAAGCCTGCCTGTGCGCAGCGTCTGGTCAGCTACAACGATGGCGACACCCTGAAGATCGAGCCACTTCGTTCCGCAGCCTACCCGGTTATCAAGGACATGGTTGTTGACCGTTCCGCTCTGGACCGCGTCATGGAGCAGGGTGGCTACGTCACCATCAACGCTGGTACCGCACCAGACGCTGATACCCTGCACGTCAACCACCAAACCGCTGAGCTTGCACTCGATCACGCAGCCTGCATTGGCTGTGGCGCTTGTGTTGCAGCTTGCCCTAACGGTGCAGCTCACCTCTTCACCGGTGCAAAGCTCGTTCACCTCTCCCTTCTCCCACTGGGTAAGGAAGAGCGCGGACTTCGTGCCCGTAAGATGGTCGACGAGATGGAAACCAACTTCGGTCACTGCTCCCTTTACGGTGAGTGTGCCGATGTTTGCCCTGCAGGCATCCCCCTGACCGCTGTGGCAGCTGTCACTAAGGAACGTGCGCGTGCAGCTATCCGTGGTAAAGACGACTAG